The following coding sequences are from one Clarias gariepinus isolate MV-2021 ecotype Netherlands chromosome 19, CGAR_prim_01v2, whole genome shotgun sequence window:
- the irf1b gene encoding interferon regulatory factor 1b isoform X1, with protein sequence MPVSRMRMRPWLEDMIDSNSIAGLVWVDKEKKMFSIPWKHAARHGWEMDKDACLFKQWAIHTGKFKPGISEPDPKTWKANFRCAMNSLPDIEEVKDKSINKGCEAVRVYRMLQVEKNKNKRSSKSQDSRRRKKVRKIDADMESTEEHLYTHKQQDMITQENTIDSTESTNTASPTYDVPDCSGYEVEIGPDSTNDIYTGRFQVSPVHTTEYEEKAIVEITRQLELDSSQWLQSNSSGKGFLCNEVAMTESYQCPESQWSDTSGEELELRFYTELIPGLPSEDLLSYTDMWNSNPHTTGLPQISCLL encoded by the exons ATGCCTGTGTCCAGAATGCGCATGCGGCCCTGGTTAGAGGATATGATTGACTCAAACTCAATTGCTGGACTTGTATGGGTAGATAAG GAAAAAAAGATGTTCTCTATTCCTTGGAAGCATGCTGCACGCCATGGATGGGAGATGGACAAAGATGCCTGTCTGTTCAAACAGTGGGCAATCCACACTG GCAAATTTAAGCCAGGAATCTCTGAACCTGACCCTAAAACATGGAAAGCCAACTTCCGCTGTGCAATGAACTCACTGCCAGATATTGAAGAAGTGAAGGACAAAAGCATCAACAAAGGTTGTGAAGCTGTTCGTGTCTACCGCATGCTTCAGgttgaaaagaacaaaaacaagagGTCATCTAAAAGCCAGGACAGTAGGAGGAGAAAAAAG GTAAGGAAGATTGATGCAGACATGGAATCAACTGAAGAgcacctttacacacacaagcagCAAGACATGATCACCCAGGAGAACACTATAGACAGCACTGAAAGCACAA ACACAGCAAGCCCCACCTACGATGTGCCTGACTGCTCAGGTTATGAAGTTGAAATTGGCCCTGACAGCACAAACGATATCTACACTGGCAGGTTCCAGGTTTCACCAGTACACACGACAG agtaTGAGGAAAAAGCTATTGTTGAG ATCACACGGCAATTGGAACTTGATAGTTCACAGTGGCTACAAAGCAATAGCAGCGGAAAGGGGTTCCTGTGCAATGAAGTAGCCATGACAGAATCTTACCAATGTCCAGAGAGCCAATGGAGTGATACCTCAG gagAGGAGCTTGAGCTGCGTTTCTACACAGAACTGATACCAGGACTGCCCAGTGAAGATCTTTTAAGCTACACAGATATGTGGAACAGCAACCCTCACACAACTGGCCTTCCACAAATCAGTTGTCTACTCTAA
- the irf1b gene encoding interferon regulatory factor 1b isoform X2, whose protein sequence is MPVSRMRMRPWLEDMIDSNSIAGLVWVDKEKKMFSIPWKHAARHGWEMDKDACLFKQWAIHTGKFKPGISEPDPKTWKANFRCAMNSLPDIEEVKDKSINKGCEAVRVYRMLQVEKNKNKRSSKSQDSRRRKKVRKIDADMESTEEHLYTHKQQDMITQENTIDSTESTNTASPTYDVPDCSGYEVEIGPDSTNDIYTGRFQVSPVHTTEYEEKAIVEERSLSCVSTQN, encoded by the exons ATGCCTGTGTCCAGAATGCGCATGCGGCCCTGGTTAGAGGATATGATTGACTCAAACTCAATTGCTGGACTTGTATGGGTAGATAAG GAAAAAAAGATGTTCTCTATTCCTTGGAAGCATGCTGCACGCCATGGATGGGAGATGGACAAAGATGCCTGTCTGTTCAAACAGTGGGCAATCCACACTG GCAAATTTAAGCCAGGAATCTCTGAACCTGACCCTAAAACATGGAAAGCCAACTTCCGCTGTGCAATGAACTCACTGCCAGATATTGAAGAAGTGAAGGACAAAAGCATCAACAAAGGTTGTGAAGCTGTTCGTGTCTACCGCATGCTTCAGgttgaaaagaacaaaaacaagagGTCATCTAAAAGCCAGGACAGTAGGAGGAGAAAAAAG GTAAGGAAGATTGATGCAGACATGGAATCAACTGAAGAgcacctttacacacacaagcagCAAGACATGATCACCCAGGAGAACACTATAGACAGCACTGAAAGCACAA ACACAGCAAGCCCCACCTACGATGTGCCTGACTGCTCAGGTTATGAAGTTGAAATTGGCCCTGACAGCACAAACGATATCTACACTGGCAGGTTCCAGGTTTCACCAGTACACACGACAG agtaTGAGGAAAAAGCTATTGTTGAG gagAGGAGCTTGAGCTGCGTTTCTACACAGAACTGA